A region from the Stutzerimonas stutzeri genome encodes:
- a CDS encoding acyl-CoA dehydrogenase, giving the protein MLLNEDQTSIRDMARQFAQERLKPFAADWDREHRYPAEAIAEMAELGFFGMLCPEQWGGSETGYMAYALALEEIAAGDGACSTIMSVHNSVGCVPILRFGNEEQKQRYLTPLASGAQIGAFALTEPHAGSDASSLRTRARRDGDNYVLNGAKQFITSGQHAGTVIVFAVTDPDAGKRGISAFIVPTDTPGYQVVRVEDKLGQHASDTCQLAFEDMRVHESQRLGEEGEGYRIALANLEGGRIGIAAQAVGMARAAFEAARDYAREREAFGKAISEHQAVAFRLADMATQIAVARQMVLHAAALREAGQPALVEASMAKLFASEMAEKVCSAAIQTLGGYGYLKDFPVERIYRDVRVCQIYEGTSDIQRLVIARNLGE; this is encoded by the coding sequence ATGTTGCTCAACGAAGACCAAACCAGCATCCGGGACATGGCCCGGCAGTTCGCCCAGGAACGCCTCAAGCCGTTTGCCGCCGATTGGGACCGTGAACATCGCTACCCAGCCGAGGCGATTGCCGAGATGGCTGAACTCGGTTTTTTCGGCATGCTTTGCCCGGAGCAGTGGGGCGGCAGCGAGACCGGCTACATGGCCTATGCGCTGGCACTGGAAGAAATCGCCGCGGGTGATGGCGCCTGCTCGACCATCATGAGCGTGCACAACTCGGTCGGTTGCGTGCCGATCCTGCGTTTCGGCAACGAAGAGCAGAAGCAGCGTTACCTGACGCCGCTCGCCAGTGGTGCGCAGATCGGCGCCTTCGCGCTCACCGAGCCGCATGCCGGCTCCGACGCCAGCAGCCTGCGTACCCGCGCCCGGCGTGACGGCGACAACTATGTGCTCAATGGCGCCAAGCAGTTCATTACTTCGGGCCAGCATGCCGGCACGGTAATCGTCTTCGCCGTGACCGACCCGGACGCCGGCAAGCGCGGCATCAGCGCCTTTATCGTGCCCACCGACACGCCCGGCTACCAGGTGGTGCGTGTCGAGGACAAGCTTGGTCAGCATGCCTCGGACACCTGCCAACTGGCGTTCGAAGACATGCGTGTGCACGAATCCCAGCGCCTTGGCGAGGAGGGCGAGGGGTACCGCATCGCCCTGGCCAATCTGGAAGGCGGCCGCATCGGCATCGCGGCCCAGGCGGTCGGGATGGCGCGAGCAGCGTTCGAAGCGGCTCGCGACTATGCTCGCGAGCGAGAGGCCTTCGGCAAGGCGATCAGCGAACATCAGGCCGTTGCCTTCCGCCTGGCCGACATGGCGACGCAGATCGCCGTGGCCCGGCAGATGGTGTTGCACGCCGCGGCGCTTCGCGAGGCCGGCCAGCCGGCTTTGGTTGAAGCATCCATGGCCAAGCTGTTCGCCTCCGAAATGGCCGAGAAGGTCTGCTCGGCAGCGATCCAGACGCTGGGTGGCTACGGTTATCTCAAAGATTTTCCGGTAGAGCGCATCTACCGCGACGTGCGCGTCTGCCAGATCTACGAAGGCACCAGTGACATCCAGCGATTGGTGATTGCGCGCAATCTGGGCGAGTGA
- a CDS encoding acetyl-CoA C-acyltransferase — MNNDPIVILGSARTPMGGFQGDLKSLSAPELGAAAIRAAVERSGVAAEQVQEALMGCVLPAGLGQAPARQAALGAGLGKATASTTLNKMCGSGMQAAILAHDALRAGSVDLIVAGGMESMSNAPYLLEKARSGYRMGHGKVLDHMFLDGLEDAYDKGRLMGTFAEDCAQQHGFSREEQDAYALTSLQRARDAIASGRFASEIVPLEITHGREQRTVRDDEQPPKAMPEKIPSLKPAFREGGTVTAANSSSISDGAAALVLTRRFHAEQLGVKPQAVIHGHAVFADAPNLFPTAPIGAIHKLLERTGWRLDEVDLFEINEAFAVVSMVTMRELGLDHAKVNVNGGACALGHPIGASGARILVTLIAALRDRGLRKGIAAICIGGGEATAVAVELLD, encoded by the coding sequence ATGAACAACGATCCCATCGTGATCCTGGGCAGCGCCCGTACCCCCATGGGCGGTTTTCAGGGTGATCTGAAAAGCCTCAGCGCGCCGGAGCTTGGCGCAGCGGCAATTCGCGCAGCAGTCGAGCGCAGCGGCGTCGCCGCCGAACAAGTGCAGGAAGCGCTGATGGGCTGCGTGCTGCCGGCCGGCCTCGGCCAGGCGCCTGCCCGTCAGGCCGCGCTTGGGGCTGGACTGGGCAAGGCGACCGCGTCGACCACCCTGAACAAGATGTGCGGCTCGGGCATGCAGGCGGCGATCCTCGCTCACGATGCGTTGCGCGCCGGCAGTGTCGACCTGATCGTCGCCGGAGGCATGGAAAGCATGTCCAACGCGCCTTACCTGCTGGAAAAAGCCCGCAGTGGCTATCGCATGGGCCATGGCAAGGTGCTCGACCACATGTTCCTCGACGGCCTGGAAGACGCCTATGACAAGGGCCGGTTGATGGGCACCTTCGCCGAAGACTGTGCGCAGCAGCATGGCTTCAGCCGCGAAGAACAGGACGCCTACGCACTGACCTCGCTGCAGCGTGCCCGCGATGCCATCGCCAGCGGCCGCTTCGCCAGCGAAATCGTTCCGCTCGAGATCACTCACGGTCGCGAGCAGCGGACCGTTCGTGACGACGAGCAGCCGCCCAAGGCGATGCCGGAGAAGATTCCGTCGCTCAAGCCCGCCTTCCGCGAAGGTGGCACCGTTACCGCCGCCAACTCCAGTTCGATTTCCGATGGTGCCGCGGCGCTGGTATTGACGCGGCGTTTCCACGCCGAGCAGCTCGGGGTGAAACCCCAGGCAGTGATTCACGGCCACGCGGTGTTCGCCGACGCGCCCAATCTGTTCCCCACCGCGCCTATCGGCGCCATTCACAAGCTGCTGGAACGCACCGGCTGGCGTCTCGACGAGGTGGACCTGTTCGAGATCAACGAAGCCTTTGCCGTGGTAAGCATGGTCACCATGCGCGAGCTTGGGCTGGATCACGCCAAGGTCAACGTCAATGGTGGCGCCTGTGCCCTGGGCCATCCCATTGGCGCGTCCGGCGCGCGGATCCTGGTCACCCTGATCGCCGCACTGCGCGACCGCGGCCTGCGCAAGGGCATCGCGGCCATCTGCATCGGTGGTGGCGAAGCGACCGCCGTGGCCGTCGAGCTGCTCGACTGA
- a CDS encoding SDR family NAD(P)-dependent oxidoreductase produces the protein MNIQDKVFLITGGASGLGAAAAEALVAAGAKVVLADINAELLSERSEELGANAYAVVTNVCDEAAAQAAVNAAVEQFGGLHGLVNCAGVASGEKILGRQGPHGLASFSKVINLNLIGSFNMLRLAAEAIARGEADAQGNRGVIINTASIAAYDGQIGQAAYAASKGGVVAMTLPASRELARHGIRVMTIAPGVFETPMMAGMPQEVRDSLAAGVPFPPRLGRASEYAALVRHIVENDMLNGEVIRLDGALRMAAK, from the coding sequence GTGAACATTCAAGACAAGGTTTTCCTGATTACCGGCGGTGCATCCGGGCTGGGCGCGGCAGCTGCCGAAGCGCTGGTCGCGGCGGGCGCAAAAGTCGTTCTGGCGGATATCAACGCTGAATTGCTGAGCGAACGCAGCGAAGAACTGGGCGCCAACGCCTACGCCGTGGTCACCAATGTGTGTGACGAGGCGGCCGCGCAGGCGGCGGTGAACGCGGCGGTCGAGCAATTCGGCGGCCTGCACGGGCTGGTCAACTGCGCCGGCGTCGCCAGCGGCGAAAAGATTCTCGGCCGTCAGGGCCCGCACGGGCTGGCGAGCTTCAGCAAGGTGATCAATCTCAACTTGATCGGCAGCTTCAACATGCTGCGTCTGGCCGCCGAAGCCATTGCCCGTGGCGAGGCCGACGCGCAGGGCAACCGCGGCGTGATCATCAATACCGCGTCCATCGCGGCCTACGACGGGCAGATCGGACAGGCCGCCTATGCGGCGTCCAAGGGCGGCGTGGTCGCCATGACGCTGCCGGCATCGCGTGAACTGGCGCGCCATGGTATCCGCGTCATGACCATCGCACCCGGCGTGTTCGAAACGCCAATGATGGCCGGCATGCCGCAGGAAGTCCGCGACTCGCTGGCTGCCGGTGTGCCATTCCCGCCACGGTTGGGCCGCGCCAGTGAATACGCTGCCCTGGTCCGCCATATCGTCGAGAACGACATGCTTAATGGCGAGGTCATCCGCCTCGACGGCGCCCTGCGCATGGCTGCGAAATAA
- a CDS encoding AraC family transcriptional regulator, which translates to MNREGKGTISVQLVEQALLAFISPTLPPEQLMRHLGLAPIDLYDPDGRIDVVEYSKLWRRLARHFDDEFFGMDARRMRVGSFAFVCRAAMAQATLDSALRVALDFFGLTFEGFHGELKRSESLAEVTLVENADAAPLRAFGYFTFWMLLHGLACWLVGRRIPLLAVELRCEQPPYTDDYRVMFSRNLRFSRPSTRIIFAAEVLDLPVRRSEQELHGFLAQAPANILVRYRDTTSLASRIKSLLRELPAEQWPTSDRMAQSLCVSPSTLRRRLAEVGQPYQAIKDQIRQEMATLWLADASITFAEIAERLGFADVSSFYKAFRKWTGTNPGQYRGLILRADE; encoded by the coding sequence ATGAACCGCGAAGGCAAGGGCACGATTTCCGTCCAGCTGGTGGAGCAGGCGCTGCTGGCCTTCATCTCGCCAACGCTGCCCCCTGAACAGCTGATGCGCCACCTGGGGCTGGCGCCGATCGACCTTTACGACCCTGATGGCCGGATCGATGTCGTCGAGTACAGCAAACTGTGGCGACGCCTGGCGCGGCATTTCGACGATGAATTCTTCGGCATGGACGCCCGGCGCATGCGCGTCGGCAGTTTTGCCTTCGTCTGCCGAGCCGCAATGGCGCAAGCGACGCTCGACAGCGCTTTGCGGGTGGCGCTGGACTTCTTCGGGCTGACCTTCGAAGGCTTTCATGGCGAGCTGAAGCGCAGCGAGAGCCTGGCGGAGGTGACGCTTGTGGAGAACGCTGACGCAGCGCCACTGCGTGCCTTCGGTTACTTCACGTTCTGGATGTTGCTGCATGGCCTGGCGTGCTGGCTGGTCGGCCGGCGCATTCCGCTGCTGGCCGTCGAGTTGCGCTGCGAACAGCCGCCCTATACCGACGACTACCGGGTGATGTTCTCGCGCAACCTGCGCTTTTCCCGGCCGAGTACGCGGATCATCTTCGCCGCTGAAGTGCTCGATCTACCGGTACGGCGCAGCGAGCAGGAACTGCACGGATTCCTGGCCCAGGCACCGGCCAATATCCTGGTCCGCTACCGCGATACGACCAGCCTTGCCAGCCGCATCAAGTCCCTGTTGCGCGAATTGCCGGCGGAGCAATGGCCGACCAGCGATCGCATGGCTCAATCGCTGTGCGTATCCCCGTCGACCCTGCGCCGGCGCCTCGCCGAAGTTGGGCAGCCGTACCAGGCGATCAAGGATCAGATTCGCCAGGAGATGGCCACGCTGTGGCTGGCCGACGCCTCGATCACCTTCGCCGAAATCGCGGAGCGTCTGGGGTTTGCCGATGTGAGCTCCTTCTACAAAGCGTTCCGCAAATGGACCGGGACCAACCCAGGCCAGTACCGCGGGCTTATCTTGCGCGCGGATGAGTGA
- a CDS encoding LysR family transcriptional regulator, whose product MDWDNLRFFLELARAGKLTIAARRLAVDHTTVARRVQALEKALDRQLFIRAKAGYRLSEAGRELLAQAEAMESAIASIEQPSLTADKLSGQVRIGATEGYGTLMLAGQLANLTRDYPHLGVDLLAVPRSVRLARHEADIVITLERPERGPYVITKLTDYVLRLYASEAYLAAHPPIRSREDLAGHVFVSYIEDLLYSKELYFLDEIVRPRQHSLRSTSIMAQQEAVAAGAGLAILPAFSAHKEPLLKEVLVDEIEFTRTFWMLMPVENKDLARMRVCWDFLRDVAANTHDVMMGRA is encoded by the coding sequence GTGGACTGGGACAATCTGCGTTTCTTCCTTGAACTCGCGCGTGCCGGCAAGCTGACAATCGCCGCACGGCGGCTGGCCGTCGATCACACAACCGTGGCGCGTCGTGTGCAAGCGCTGGAGAAAGCCTTGGACCGGCAACTCTTCATCCGCGCCAAAGCCGGTTATCGGCTCTCCGAGGCCGGACGCGAACTGCTCGCCCAGGCCGAGGCCATGGAGAGTGCCATCGCCTCCATCGAACAGCCGAGCCTGACCGCCGACAAGCTGTCCGGTCAGGTGCGCATCGGTGCCACCGAAGGCTACGGCACCCTGATGCTGGCCGGCCAGTTGGCTAATCTGACCCGTGACTATCCGCACCTGGGCGTGGATCTGCTCGCCGTGCCGCGTTCAGTCCGCCTGGCGCGCCACGAGGCCGATATCGTCATCACGTTGGAACGCCCCGAGCGCGGTCCGTACGTGATCACCAAGCTGACCGACTATGTGCTGCGGCTCTACGCGTCGGAAGCCTACCTGGCCGCGCATCCGCCCATCCGCAGCCGGGAGGACCTGGCGGGCCATGTATTCGTCAGCTACATCGAGGATCTGCTCTACAGCAAGGAGCTGTACTTCCTCGATGAAATAGTCCGCCCGCGCCAGCACTCGCTGCGCAGCACCAGCATCATGGCGCAGCAGGAGGCGGTCGCGGCCGGAGCCGGACTGGCGATCCTGCCGGCGTTCTCTGCGCACAAGGAGCCCTTGCTGAAGGAAGTGCTGGTCGACGAGATCGAGTTCACCCGTACCTTCTGGATGCTGATGCCGGTGGAAAACAAGGACCTGGCGCGGATGCGGGTGTGCTGGGATTTCCTGCGTGACGTGGCCGCCAACACCCATGACGTGATGATGGGGCGCGCATGA
- a CDS encoding enoyl-CoA hydratase, with the protein MSQKIQLDMRGHTALLTIANPPANTWDRESLAALEQLIGQLNEDPEVYALVITGQGEKFFSAGADLKQFADGDKASASEVAALFGRAFDALTRFRGVSIAAINGYAMGGGLECALACDIRIAEEQAQMALPEASVGLLPCAGGTQNLPWLVGEGWAKRMILCGERIDAQRAEKIGLVEEVVPRGQSLEAALKLAEGASKQSPSSVSRCKRLVMNARNDDHTSGWAAERELFAELFDTQDQKEGVNAFLEKRSPSWKNA; encoded by the coding sequence ATGAGCCAGAAGATCCAACTCGACATGCGCGGCCACACGGCCCTGCTGACCATTGCCAACCCACCTGCCAATACCTGGGACCGCGAGTCGCTGGCTGCCCTGGAGCAGTTGATCGGCCAGCTCAACGAAGACCCTGAAGTCTATGCGCTGGTCATCACCGGGCAAGGCGAGAAGTTCTTTTCCGCTGGCGCCGACCTCAAGCAGTTCGCAGACGGCGACAAGGCATCGGCCAGCGAAGTCGCCGCCCTCTTCGGCCGCGCCTTCGATGCGCTGACGCGCTTTCGCGGTGTGTCCATCGCCGCCATCAATGGCTATGCCATGGGCGGTGGGCTGGAATGCGCGCTGGCCTGCGACATCCGTATCGCTGAAGAGCAGGCGCAAATGGCGCTGCCCGAAGCCAGCGTCGGCCTGTTGCCGTGCGCCGGCGGGACGCAAAACCTGCCGTGGCTGGTGGGCGAAGGCTGGGCCAAGCGCATGATCCTCTGCGGCGAACGCATCGATGCGCAGCGCGCTGAGAAGATCGGCCTGGTCGAGGAAGTCGTTCCGCGCGGGCAATCGCTGGAGGCGGCGCTCAAGCTGGCCGAAGGCGCCAGCAAGCAAAGCCCCTCGTCGGTCAGCCGCTGCAAACGCCTGGTGATGAACGCGCGCAACGACGACCACACGTCCGGCTGGGCTGCCGAACGCGAACTCTTCGCCGAACTGTTCGATACGCAGGACCAGAAAGAAGGCGTTAACGCCTTCCTGGAAAAACGCAGCCCCAGCTGGAAAAACGCCTGA
- a CDS encoding branched-chain amino acid ABC transporter permease: MTTQQSVQASPISVRANAERERRKAARRRQHLFYLALLGVALVAPMMVYPVFLMKLLCFALFACAFNLLLGYAGLLSFGHAAFFACGGYITGYMLSTYSGLSTELGILAGTLASTVLGLVFGLLAIRRQGIYFAMITLALAQMMFFVFVQAPFTGGENGLQGVPRGYLLGLFDMQSNLSLYYFVLAVFVLGFVIIQRTIHSPYGQVLKAIRENEPRAISLGYNVDAHKLLAFVISAALTGLAGSTKTVVFQLASLTDAHWHMSGEVILMTLLGGVGTILGPVVGATVVVTLQSSLSNGPLGEWVHVILGVIFVACVLLFRAGIVGWVERLIKRNFK, from the coding sequence ATGACGACCCAACAAAGCGTTCAAGCGTCTCCGATAAGCGTGCGTGCCAATGCCGAACGTGAACGGCGGAAGGCGGCACGGCGGCGTCAGCATCTGTTCTATCTGGCGCTGCTCGGCGTGGCGTTGGTGGCGCCGATGATGGTCTATCCGGTGTTCCTGATGAAGCTGCTGTGCTTCGCGTTGTTCGCCTGTGCGTTCAACCTGCTGCTGGGTTACGCGGGGCTGTTGTCGTTCGGCCATGCCGCGTTCTTCGCCTGTGGTGGCTACATCACGGGTTATATGTTGAGCACCTACAGCGGATTGAGCACCGAGTTGGGCATTCTCGCCGGCACGCTGGCCTCCACCGTGCTGGGCCTGGTGTTCGGCCTGCTGGCGATCCGGCGGCAGGGCATCTATTTCGCAATGATCACCCTGGCGCTGGCACAGATGATGTTCTTCGTCTTCGTCCAGGCGCCGTTTACCGGCGGCGAGAACGGCCTGCAGGGCGTCCCGCGTGGTTACTTGCTGGGGCTGTTCGACATGCAGAGCAACCTGTCCCTGTACTACTTCGTGCTGGCGGTGTTCGTGCTCGGTTTCGTCATCATCCAGCGCACCATCCATTCGCCCTACGGGCAGGTGCTCAAGGCGATCCGCGAGAACGAGCCGCGGGCGATTTCCCTGGGTTACAACGTCGATGCGCACAAGCTGCTGGCCTTCGTCATCTCCGCCGCGCTGACCGGCCTGGCGGGTTCGACCAAGACCGTGGTGTTTCAGCTCGCGTCGCTGACCGATGCGCACTGGCACATGTCCGGCGAAGTGATCCTCATGACGCTGCTCGGCGGAGTGGGCACCATCCTCGGCCCGGTCGTGGGCGCGACGGTGGTGGTCACGCTGCAAAGCTCACTGTCCAACGGTCCGCTGGGCGAGTGGGTGCATGTGATTCTCGGCGTAATCTTCGTGGCCTGCGTACTGCTGTTCCGCGCAGGGATCGTCGGCTGGGTCGAGCGGCTGATCAAACGGAACTTCAAGTAG
- a CDS encoding branched-chain amino acid ABC transporter permease, with protein sequence MTLVFGVPLSVLLGQLLLGLINGSFYALLSLGLAIIFGLLRIINFAHGAQYMLGAFAAFLGLNYLGINYWAALLLSPLLVGLLGIGIERGLLRRIAGEDHLYGLLLTFGLALIVEGSFVKLFGVSGSSYPMPEMLKGGHNLGFMFLPTYRGWVIVAALSVCFVTWYMIERTRLGSYLRAGTENPKLMQAFGINVPLLITLTYGYGVALAAFAGVLAAPIYAVTPGMGSNLLIVVFAVVVIGGMGSIMGAIITGLAMGLIEGLTKVFYPEAANTVIFVIMVLVLLVRPAGLFGKEA encoded by the coding sequence ATGACTCTCGTTTTCGGCGTTCCCCTGAGCGTATTGCTCGGGCAGTTGCTGCTCGGGCTGATCAACGGCTCGTTCTACGCCTTGCTGAGCCTAGGGCTGGCGATCATTTTCGGGTTGCTGCGGATCATCAATTTTGCCCACGGCGCGCAGTACATGCTGGGCGCCTTCGCGGCCTTCCTCGGGCTCAATTATCTGGGCATCAACTACTGGGCCGCATTGCTGCTCTCGCCCTTGCTGGTCGGTTTGCTCGGCATTGGCATCGAGCGTGGCTTGCTGCGGCGCATCGCCGGTGAGGATCACCTGTACGGGCTGTTACTGACCTTCGGTCTGGCGCTGATCGTCGAGGGCAGCTTCGTCAAGCTGTTCGGCGTCTCCGGTTCGTCCTATCCCATGCCCGAGATGCTCAAGGGCGGGCACAACCTGGGCTTCATGTTCCTGCCGACATATCGCGGCTGGGTCATCGTCGCGGCGCTTTCGGTGTGCTTCGTCACCTGGTACATGATCGAGCGGACCCGGCTGGGTTCGTACCTGCGCGCCGGCACGGAAAACCCGAAGCTGATGCAGGCCTTCGGCATCAACGTGCCGCTGCTGATCACCCTGACCTACGGCTACGGGGTCGCGCTGGCGGCGTTCGCCGGCGTGCTCGCAGCACCCATCTATGCGGTGACGCCGGGCATGGGATCCAACCTGCTGATCGTGGTGTTCGCCGTGGTGGTGATCGGCGGCATGGGTTCGATCATGGGCGCGATCATCACAGGCCTGGCCATGGGATTGATCGAGGGGCTGACCAAGGTGTTCTACCCCGAGGCGGCCAACACGGTGATTTTCGTCATCATGGTTTTGGTCCTGCTGGTTCGTCCGGCCGGGCTGTTTGGTAAGGAGGCGTGA
- a CDS encoding ABC transporter substrate-binding protein, producing the protein MNIIKKTAAAALVSSMIAGTAQAEISNDEIRIGYLADMSGTYRDLSGPGGLEALKMAIEDFGGSVDGKKIVTFNADDLNKPDVGANTVRQWIDERNVDMVTGLVASSVVLAAAKVVEQGGKLALISGAAASSITNEFCSPNHIHWTYDTFALANGTANAVLKDGGKSWFILTADYAFGHAMEADIKKVVEAEGGSVVGTVRHPFPSSDFSSYILQAQGSGADVVALANAGADTVNSLKTASEFGVTQSGQKLAGMVVFLNDIHAMGLDVTQGLMLTTGWYWDMNDEARAWAKRYEARVGSMPTMVHAGIYSATTHYLNAVKATGSDDTQTVRAEMAKTPVNDMFAKNGKIREDGRMVHDMYLVQVKKPEESKGEWDLYKVVRTIPGDEAFRPLAESQCKLVTQN; encoded by the coding sequence ATGAACATCATCAAGAAAACCGCAGCCGCCGCTCTCGTCTCCAGCATGATCGCCGGTACCGCACAGGCCGAGATCAGCAACGATGAAATCCGCATCGGCTATCTCGCCGACATGTCGGGCACCTACCGCGATCTGTCGGGCCCCGGCGGCCTGGAAGCGCTGAAAATGGCCATCGAGGATTTCGGCGGCAGTGTCGACGGCAAGAAGATCGTCACCTTCAATGCAGATGACCTGAACAAGCCGGACGTGGGCGCCAACACGGTCCGTCAGTGGATCGACGAGCGCAACGTGGACATGGTGACCGGTCTGGTCGCCAGCTCCGTGGTACTGGCGGCGGCAAAGGTGGTGGAGCAGGGCGGCAAGCTGGCGCTGATTTCCGGTGCGGCGGCGTCGAGCATCACCAATGAGTTCTGTTCACCCAACCACATCCACTGGACCTACGACACCTTCGCGCTGGCCAACGGCACTGCCAATGCAGTCCTGAAAGACGGCGGCAAGAGCTGGTTCATCCTCACCGCCGACTACGCCTTCGGGCACGCGATGGAAGCCGACATCAAGAAGGTCGTAGAAGCCGAGGGTGGCAGCGTCGTCGGCACCGTGCGCCATCCTTTCCCGAGCAGCGATTTCTCGTCCTACATCCTGCAGGCGCAGGGCTCGGGTGCTGACGTGGTCGCCCTCGCCAACGCCGGTGCCGACACGGTGAATTCGCTAAAGACCGCCAGCGAGTTCGGCGTCACCCAATCCGGTCAGAAGCTCGCCGGCATGGTCGTATTCCTCAACGATATTCATGCCATGGGCCTGGATGTGACCCAGGGGCTGATGCTGACTACGGGCTGGTACTGGGACATGAACGACGAAGCCCGCGCCTGGGCGAAACGTTACGAAGCGCGAGTAGGCAGCATGCCGACCATGGTGCATGCCGGTATCTACTCGGCCACCACCCATTACCTGAACGCGGTGAAGGCCACCGGCAGCGACGACACCCAGACCGTTCGGGCAGAGATGGCCAAGACCCCGGTCAACGACATGTTCGCCAAGAACGGCAAGATCCGCGAGGACGGCCGCATGGTGCACGACATGTATCTGGTCCAGGTCAAGAAGCCGGAGGAGTCCAAGGGTGAATGGGACCTGTACAAGGTCGTACGCACCATTCCGGGCGACGAGGCGTTCCGTCCTCTTGCCGAGAGTCAGTGCAAGCTGGTCACCCAGAACTGA
- a CDS encoding ABC transporter ATP-binding protein, which produces MTPMADRDQLRVDDLHAFYGESHILHGVDMVVGRGELVTLLGRNGSGRSTTLRAIMNMVGRRTGSIVVNGNETMGIPAHQIPRLGVGYCPEERGIFSSLNVEENLLLPPTVRSGGMGLDELYEMFPNLYERRFSQGTRLSGGEQQMLAMARILRTGANLLLLDEITEGLAPVIVQKLGEVLIKLKKRGLTIVLVEQNFRFAAPLADRHYVMEHGQIIEEISAAELDSKKEFLNSCLGV; this is translated from the coding sequence ATGACGCCCATGGCCGACCGCGACCAGCTTCGGGTCGATGACCTGCACGCCTTCTACGGCGAATCGCACATTCTTCACGGCGTCGACATGGTCGTCGGGCGCGGCGAACTGGTGACATTGCTCGGGCGCAATGGCTCGGGTCGCAGCACCACGTTGCGCGCGATCATGAACATGGTCGGCCGCCGCACCGGCTCCATCGTGGTCAACGGCAACGAGACCATGGGCATACCGGCGCACCAGATCCCGCGGCTCGGAGTCGGGTATTGCCCCGAAGAGCGCGGCATCTTCTCCAGCCTCAACGTCGAGGAAAATCTGCTGCTGCCGCCCACCGTGCGCAGCGGTGGAATGGGCCTGGACGAACTCTACGAAATGTTCCCCAACCTCTACGAGCGGCGCTTCAGCCAGGGCACGCGACTGTCCGGCGGCGAGCAACAGATGCTCGCCATGGCGCGCATCCTGCGCACCGGCGCCAACCTGCTGCTGCTGGACGAAATCACCGAAGGCCTGGCTCCGGTGATCGTGCAGAAGCTCGGCGAGGTGTTGATCAAGCTGAAGAAGCGCGGCCTGACCATCGTCCTGGTGGAGCAGAACTTCCGCTTCGCCGCGCCGCTGGCCGACCGTCACTACGTAATGGAACACGGGCAGATCATCGAAGAAATCAGCGCTGCCGAACTGGATTCGAAAAAGGAGTTTTTGAATAGCTGTCTTGGGGTCTGA
- a CDS encoding ABC transporter ATP-binding protein, producing MEPEFVLETRGLTKEFRGFTAVDSVDLRVRKGHIHALIGPNGAGKTTVFNLLTKFLTPTRGDILYRGQSITALKANEIARLGLVRSFQISAVFGHMSVMENVRVALQQKLGNSFHFWKSERTLRTLDDRVMQLLAEVDLESFAHTLAIELPYGRKRALELATTLALDPVVLLLDEPTQGMGGEDVDMVVALVRRAAENRTVLMVEHNLSVVSRLCDRITVLARGAILAEGDYDSVSANPEVREAYMGSEAGAEEAHA from the coding sequence ATGGAACCAGAGTTCGTGCTGGAAACGCGCGGTCTGACCAAGGAGTTTCGCGGCTTCACCGCGGTTGATTCCGTCGACCTACGTGTTCGAAAGGGTCACATCCATGCATTGATCGGCCCCAACGGCGCCGGCAAGACCACCGTCTTCAACCTCCTCACCAAATTCCTCACACCGACCCGCGGCGACATCCTCTATCGCGGCCAATCCATCACCGCGCTGAAAGCCAATGAGATCGCCCGGCTCGGGCTGGTGCGCTCGTTCCAGATTTCCGCAGTGTTCGGCCATATGAGCGTCATGGAAAACGTTCGCGTTGCGCTGCAGCAGAAGCTCGGCAACTCGTTCCACTTCTGGAAATCCGAGCGGACCCTGCGCACGCTCGACGACCGCGTCATGCAGCTGCTGGCCGAGGTGGACTTGGAGTCCTTCGCCCACACATTGGCCATCGAGCTGCCCTACGGCCGCAAGCGCGCGCTGGAGCTGGCGACCACCCTGGCGCTGGATCCGGTGGTGCTGCTGCTCGACGAGCCGACCCAGGGCATGGGCGGCGAAGACGTCGACATGGTCGTGGCACTGGTGCGCCGCGCCGCGGAAAACCGCACGGTGCTGATGGTCGAGCACAACCTCAGCGTCGTCAGCCGACTCTGTGACCGGATCACCGTGCTGGCGCGCGGCGCGATCCTGGCCGAAGGCGACTACGACAGCGTCTCGGCTAACCCCGAGGTGCGCGAGGCCTACATGGGCAGCGAAGCCGGCGCAGAGGAGGCTCACGCATGA